The Candidatus Nomurabacteria bacterium genomic sequence ACAAAGCCTGCGTTTGCTATTGCGAATAACGGTACAACAAAGAGGGTAGTGAGCGGTAGGAAAAACCGTTCAACTTTTTCAGGAGTAGATACCCCTTTGTCCTTTGATGAAATCGGCGCTAGCAGACCCATGACGACACCTACGATACTGGCATGGACACCGCTCAGGTGTGTCGTGAGCCACAGTAATATACCGAGACCTATCACCATCAGTAGTCGTGTTGAAAGGAAAGAGCGGAAAAGGTACGTCATTATAATGATAAAGATCGAGCAGCCAACGAAAAGCAGGTTAACTCCCCCTGTGTAGAACAGACTGATGACGAGTATGGCCAACATGTCATCTGCAACTGCGAGTGCGAGTAGGAAGATTTTTAACTGGATTGGAACTCGGTCCCCAAGTAGTGAGAGTATGGCGACAGCGATAGCGGTGTCTGTTGCGATGGGTATCCCCCACCCCTGCAGTGCGTTCGTGTGCGCCGTAAAATCTAAATACAAGATTGCAGGAAGTAGCACGCCGCCGATTGCAGCACCGATAGGCAGGATGGCGGTTTTGTGGTCACGCAACTCACCACGCATAAACTCTCGTTTAATTTCCAACCCGACGACTAGAAAGAACAATGCCATCAAGCCTTCGTTGAGCCATTCTTTGAGCGAAAGATCTAGTCTCCATGTGTCAAAACCGATTGAAAGTGACTGATGCCAGAAATCTAAAAAGAGGTTTTGCAGCGGAGAGTTGACGACGAGTAGCGACAATAGTGCAGCGACGATTACTAGTTTGCCGCCAATTGTTTCGTCGCGCAGGAAAAGGCTAAGCGATGCGCTCACTCTGAGCGGGTGCATTCTGTAAATAAGGTGTCGAACCGCTTCCATTGTTATCTTGGCCTCCTTAGAGCATGCTTACGGGCGAGTTTTGCTAAACGGTCATCTATGTCTGCCGCTACAAAGTCACCGAACTTTTTTATTGCCGCTTGTTCGATTAGCCAGTCAGCAATGGTTGGGTTTTTCGGAAGAAGTGAGCCGTGCATATATGAACCTATCACATTATACTGTCGAGCGCCTTCTATGCCGTCGCGGCTGTTGTTGCCGGCCCCCTGGATGACGGTGCCTAGGGGCTGAACTCCTTCGCCCAAAAAAGTCTGGCCACTATGATTTTCGTAGCCGATGATATCTCCAAATTGTTCACTGTGCGTCACGATGTTTCCGATTAAGCGTTCCGGGCCCGCGACGGTCGATATATCAAGTAGGCCTATGCCGTCGATTGTGTGTCCATCTTGTGTCTTGAAGTATTTTCCAAATAATTGATACAAACCACAAATCATGAGCATTGGCGTGCCGTCTTTGGCGAGTTCTCTGAGTTTACTGCCAATTTTCATCAGGTCGTCTTTGATTTTGTCTTGGCCGCTGTCTTGGCCGCCGCCCCCAACGATAATATCGACATCGTCCGGGAATGTGTCGCCAGGGTTGTAGTTGATTACTTTAGGTTCGTAACTATGCCATTTAATACGCTTTTCGAGTACGAGTGTATTGCCGTGGTCCCCGTATATATTCATGTCGCGCGGGTAAAGCTGTAGGATAACGAGCTGTTTTTTCATCGTATATCCTCCACGTGCGTTAGTTTGCCGAGCTCACGTCGCAGCGCTAGCATGGCGGTATATGTGCAATAGATTCGCTTGGGCGAAGATACGTTTTTAGAAAGGAAGTTTTTCAGTCCACCCGCTAAGTCGACGTCGATGCCGTCGACGGGAACTTCGTCGTATTGTAAACGCAACGCCATGTCATGGGCACGAATACCGCTAACTTGAGTGACACCGCCTTGACGCAAACTGTCGAAATTAACGTCCCAGAGCCAGCTCATGTCGCGACCGTCCGCATAATTATCATTGATTGCAATCATAGTTGCTACATTAGTAGGGTCAAATGAGCTTAGGCTTAGTCGGAAACCACTCGGGTTTTTTACAAGAATCAATTCGCACGGTTGGCCACCCACGATGAGACGTTCGCCACGGCCAAATGCTGGCGTAACTTCTGAAAGACGCTTAATAAGTTTGTCTTGTTTGACGCTATTTCCCATAACCGCTCGAGCAAGCGCTAGGGCCGCCGCGGCGTTATAGACGTTATAGACGCCCTGTAGTTTGAGCGGAGTTTTGATCGATGCGCCGTCAATGGTGAAGACTGCTTCTTCGTTCAGCTCAGTCAAGACCACATCGGCAACTGGTATTTCGGTTTGTTTGGTGGCGGGTCCGTGCATATCGTCATCGTTAGGAAAAGTGTGTCGGAGCGAGTCTGCTAATCCGAAAAAGTGGACATTAGTTTGTAGTGTTGAGGCGATTGCACGTAATCGTGGATCTTCACGATTTATGACAACTGTGTCTGTTGTTGCGTTCGCGATGTGCGCTAGCATGCTGGCAGTCGTGTCTATTTCGCCAAATCGGTCTAACTGGTCGCGCATGACATTGAGAAGAAGTGTGTATCGTGGAGGAATTTGATTAACGAAATGAACGGCATGCGCTTCGTCTAGTTCTAAAACGGCAATGTCGGCGTGTAGCCGACCTCGTCGATCTACGTCGCCAAGCAGGGCGGCTGCTACGCCGCGACTAAAATTGCTGCCAGTTCGGTTCGTAAAGACTTTCAAACCCTGACTTTCCAATAGCTCGACAACCATTTTTGTTGTCGTCGTTTTGCCGTTCGTACCACTGACGAGTACGACGCCGCGGGGTAGCTGCGCTAATGTATCGCTTACGAAATTACGATCAATCTTTTCGACAAACAATCCGGGCAGGGCAGAGCCACCGCCGCGCAGTCGGGCGATGTAACGGACGACCTTGCCGGCGAAAACACTATAGGGCTTTGTCATATCGTCTCTATTATAGCAGGGGCCCTGATGATATAATACGGTTATGCTTTTGGTTACAGAGCTGCTCCGCTGGTGGTATACAGCCGGCTGGCGTGGGCGGGCGAAACTCATCGCCGTACAACTCGATGGTACAATCGATTATTTTTCGATGGACCTTCTCATAAAAACGCTTTTTGCGCCGTATAGGCAAATATCCGCCGGAGGTGTCGATGGATCCCTCGAGGTAAAGATGCGAGCCCTCGTTGACAAGCTTTTTTCACGAATCATTGGCGCAGCTATACGACTTGTCATCCTTATCATCGGCGCGATTACTATTATGTTGCAGGCTTTGATGGGCGGACTGATTTTGCTGGTATGGGGTTTAGCACCGCTGTTTCCCGTAGTGGGATTCATACTGAGCGTGAAAGGGCCGGTGCTTTAATGCAGTCGACGTTTTACAAATACACCAGTATACGAGCGGCAAAGGCTCGATTAGGCGTAAGGCTTGGTAAACCATTGTTGGTGGTGTTATTGCTCCTGGCATTTTTGTTTGTGGCGGGCGGGGTGTTAGCTCTTTATGTGCATAGTACATGGGGGTGGTTGGCGATTGGTTTGGCCGCTTTTCCAATTATGTTATATATGTGGCATCGCGGCGATTTGGAACATCCGACCGCAACGACCAATTCAATAGACGGTTTACTCGATGGCGACATACTTGGCCGACTGAGCAAGGATCCGACACCTAAAGAAATAGCGAGTGTTGCAACTTCAGTGCGTGGCGGACAATTTTTTGCTGTTCGTTTCGGCATCACTGGCAGCTTCTTAAATGACATTACTAGCGAAAAGCCCGAAGATACTGAAACGGTTTGGCAACACGCTCTTGATGTTCGCCAACAATCTGGCAGTGAGTATATATCTGGCGCCGTATTGGCAGTGGCGCTTCTTCAAAGCTTCCCTGATCACGAAAAACTACTCGCTCACATGCATCTAGACATGGGAGACATGATTGCAGGTGTACGTTGGTATGAACATTTACGACTTCTCATTAGCAAAATCAAGGAACCACGACGGTCTGGTGGTATAGCTCGCGACTTTTCGTTTGGTTACACACCGTTATTGAAGCGTTTCGGGATTAATTTATCTGAACAAGCGAGCGGGCGCATAACGGTCGAAGTGGCGTCGCATATGAAAGCACTAGATCAGCTAATCGACACCTTTGGGAGTGGCGGTAGGCAAAATGCGGCACTCGTGGGCGCCGAGGGTACGGGCAAAACAACGATTGTTCATGCGTTTGCTGACAGGATTCTTGATGCAAAAGCAAAAATACCGTCGAGTCTAAAATTTCGCCAGGTATTCATGCTGGACTCTGCGGCACTTATTGCAGCTGCGCCCGGCAGAGGCGAGCTGGAGGGGCTGATTATGCAGGTGCTGGGCGAGGCCTATAGCGCCAAAAACATTATCATCTGCCTAGACAACGCCCAGCTGTTTTTTGAGGAGGGAATTGGATCAGTCGATCTCACGAACGTACTGTTGCCTATTTTAGAAGCAGGTAATCTTCGCGTTATTTTAACTATGGATGAGCAGCGATTGCTGCAGATCGGTCAGCGTAATCCTGCGCTCGTGAATGCTTTAAACCGCATTAGTGTCTCGCCGGCAAACCGCGAAGAAACGATAGCCGTCATGCAGGATCAGCTGATATATACCGAATATCAACGCAAAGTCACCTATATGTATCAATCGTTGGCCGAGGCGTATCGATTAAGCGAAAGGTACGTGCATGATCTTTCTATGCCTGGACGTGCAATGAAACTGCTTGAATCGGGTGCTAGTTATGCGGAGGGTGGATTAGTGACAGGCAACTCCATCCAACAAGCGATTGAGCAGACGATGGACATCAAGGTTGGAGTGGCTAGCGGTGAAGACGAGCGTGAAAAATTATTAAATCTTGAGGATTTGATTCACAAGCGCATGATAAATCAGACTCGTGCCGTGCAGGTGGTGAGCGATGCGCTGAGACGAGCGCGAGCGGGCGTGCGCAACGAGAACCGGCCAATTGGTACGTTTTTATTCTTGGGTCCAACTGGCGTCGGTAAGACAGAACTTGCTAAGGCCTTGGCTGACGTCTATTTCGGAGGAGAAGACCGCATGATTCGTCTTGATTTAAATGAATACGTACGCGATGAAGACGTGTCGCGTTTGATTGCCGATGGTGCCGACGATCCGACCAGCCTCACGGCGCAGGCTATGAAGCAGCCGTTTAGCGTAGTGTTGCTAGACGAAATCGAAAAAGCAAATCCGAAAGTACTGACGACGTTGCTTCAGCTACTCGACGAAGGCATCTTGCGCGATATTAAAAACCGTGAAGTTAGTTTCCGTGACGCCATCGTGATTGCAACGAGCAATGCCGGCGCCGATCGAATCCGCGAATATATTGAGCGTGGCTATAAGCTGCAAGATTTCGAGCAAAAATTTACGGACGAACTCATTAGTAGTAATCAATTCAAGCCGGAATTTTTGAACCGTTTTGACGAAATTGTCATATTCCGGCCGCTTGAAAAGCCGGAGCTCGTACAGGTTATCGATTTGATATTGGCTGGCGTTAACAAGCAAATGGCTTTACAAAAAGTCAGCGTTAATGTGGCTCAAGATGCCAAGGAGTTGCTGGTCGACAAGGGCTACGATCCACGACTTGGTGCGCGGCCAATGCGTCGTGTCGTTCAGCGGGCAGTAGAAAATCTCGTCGCCAAGCAAATGCTCACCGGCAGCGTGGAGCCGGGCACCGTTATAGAGATTACGCGCGACGAAGTACAAAAAATGCTTGAAAACCAATGAGATTTTGCCAGAGTGCACCTAACAGAAACAGTACTTAATACTTACGTTTTTTAGCTTTAGCTTAGTATAACCTGCTATAATTAAATGACACTCCCCTTGATTACTGAAGGGGTAAAAGGAATATAGGTGAGCGCATTATGTCAAATATACTACTTGTAGAAGATGAAAAGGTGTTGCGTGACGCATATACTATATTGCTTAATTCTCAGGGTGGTTATAATGTTCAAACTGCCAGTAACGGCAAAGAAGCGCTTGAGTATCTCGAGCACAACTCGTACGATTTGATATTGCTAGATATTATGATGCCTGTTTTGGACGGCATAGGATTTTTAAAGGAAGGAATGCTTTCCGAAAAATCACCGAATACTCGGGTAGTAGTGCTGAGCAATCTATCTGGTGGTCAGGAAGTCAAGGAAGCCATGAGACTCGGCGCCCATAGGAGCGCCGTAAAGTCCGATCTTGGTCCCGGCGACGTGATGACAATTGTCCAAGAAGAACTTGCTAAATTGAAATAACTAAGTTATCGGGCTGCCATGCCTTTTTGTGGAATTTGTACGTAAAACGTCGTACCTTTGTGTTCGGTACTTTCAAACCAGATTTTACAACTTGAAGCATCGAGCATCATTTTTATGAGGTAAAGTCCGATTCCTGTACCTACCTCGCCACTTTTGACTGCGTTATTTGCACGAAAGAAGCGATTAAAAACATATTCTTTAGCTTCTTCTGGTACGCCGATTCCGTTGTCTTTTACAGCCAGTAAGTAGCCTTTGTTGTTTTTAATAAATGCCACATCGATGACTCCTTCATCGTGTTTTGTATATCGTATGGCGTTTGTGAGTAGATTGTGAATGACCTGATCAAAAATAGTAACATCTACCGGCACGTCTTCTATAAGCGCATCGGGCGTGAACTTTATTGTGATGTTTTTTTCTTTTGCAAGCGGGCTAATTTCATTTATATGTTTTGCCAAAAGATCATTGATGTTCATCGGCGTAGGTTTAGTGGCGAAATTTCCAAGCTCAACCTTAGAAATATTGAGGATGTCGTCTACGAGTTTGATTAATCGAATACTGGAATCCGTTATCTGATTCATGGGAGCCGACTGCTTTTGCTTAACAGGACCGAACGTGCCGCCTGTGAGCATTTCGCTATAGACTCGTATAGCAGTCAGAGGAGTGCGTAATTGATGCGATACGAGCGATATAAATTCATCTTTTGCGTTGATTAGTTGTATCTGTTTGGTGACATCTTGAAGGGAACCTATGACCCTTTGCGGCGTGCCGTCGTGCGCGCGCTGTATGATTGATCGGCTGTGGACGAATATGTAATTTCCGTCAGCTTTTCGGAATCTATAGTCTGATTCCCATGTATTTTGCCTACTCTCTAGCCATTTACTGATTTCAATTTCGAAAAGCAAAGAGTCTTCGGGGTGGACGCGACTTATCCACCAGTCTAGTGTGTTTACACGCTTAGTTCTGCGGTAGCCGCAGTGTTTATATAGTGCATCGTTCCATGAGACGGTTCCATGCTGCAGGTCGATGTCGTACAGTACGTCATTAGTTGCCTCGAAAAGTAGTCGGTATCGATGGACTGTCTCACGAAGTTGTTTCTCAAGTTCGTTCGCACGCTTTTTGTGCTTCGGGCGGATTGAACTTAAATCCATATGAAAATGATACCATAAATACAACTTTCTGTAAAAAAATTATTATGATATGGAATTGGTAGAAGATACGTATTAAGGTGTCGGGTGGCTACTGTGGTTACTCGAAATAAGTACAAAGTTAACTAGCTGCATCAAATTTGATTGCTTGTAGTGCCGTGACGGTAGCCAGCATGTTTTTAGTTGCATCGCAGTATCCCTGGGCCTTTACGTAGCCGTCCGTCAGTTGGATGTAGCCGAATTCATGAGCTATATATAACTTCCCGCCGCTTCCGTTGCCGGACACGGTGTACTGGTGTAGCTCGAATTGTTTCTTGCCAGTACTAGTCTGTAACGTAGCTGACACGACAGCACCTGGTTTGCTTGTGTAGCCGTCACTTGATAGTCCGTTTTGATCCTTTTGAAGTTCAGTCGCCACGTTTAGAGTTCCGGCTTTGTGTTCAACTGATATAAAACAGTCGGAAGGGCTATAGAATGCCGCGAGTGACACTTTGTCTGCCGGCCCTTGGCGCCAGTCTGATGCGGCCGTAGTATCAAAGGAGAATTGTGATTTGCCAGGAGTTTTTTGGGGTAGGTTAGATGTTGACGAGGCACTAGTTGATGCTTTGATATGATCGAGGTTCATTACTACGGCGACGGACGCCACTCCTAGAGCAATAAGAACAACGAGCGGAATTATTACACGACGTTTTGATCTTTGGCGAGGTAGTATCATGTAGGCAGGTTAGCATAGGCATGAGCAAAATGATAGCAAAGTCGTCTTAGATTGCTTAGCTAAACGACATGGTGATAATTTCTCTTTAAATTCGTGGATAGCACCGTCGACAAAGTCGTAATCAAACTGATATCAGTTTAGCCAATTTGTTGCTCAAGCGAATTGAGGTCAACTTCTATGTCGGCTAGCTTTGCGCTAATTATTTTTTTTGCGTCTGTTAGCCCTTTGTTGTATATCTCTGGCGCGAGATTTTCGGTGACAATATCGATTATGTCTTGTGCGGCGATGACGCCAACGCCAATATCCGTCGACTCGTCTATGCGCGTAATAATTTCGTTTACACACTTTCTTTGAAGCGCCTCATCTTCTGAGTCCCATTTTCTTTTCATAGTATTATAGTAGCAATTTTGATGGCGAACTTAAATTGGCATATCGATAAGATTATCGGCTAAAGTCTCCTTCGTTCATTCGCTCAGAAAAATACTTCGTGCTTTTCTTCGCTTCATTCACTACGCGACTCTTGCGGCCTTAGGCTTTGCAAAAGCGCAGGTTCAAGTCAGCGCCGAGACCAAATAAATAAGGCCACGCTGTGACCATATTTATTTGGTACCCCGAGCAGGATTTGAACCTGCGACCTTAGGCTTAGAAGTCCTCTGCTCTATCCAGCTGAGCTATCGGGGCGTAATTTTGATTTGAATATTCGGGTAACAACAAGAGTTACAAGAGTGATTATACTTTATTAATTACCAGATTGACCAATCGGTATTTCACGGATTTCGCAAAAACTCATAATGAACGGGTCGTCTGCGTCTTGATATATGTCGAGAATTTTAAATATACACGCAGCTCTGAGGCCGTGTGTATGCCATATTTTTTCTTGTGGCGGATTATTAAGCAGGGCTTCTGTTTGTTGCAGACTTTCTAGGGGTAGCCGATGTGAGTACTTGGCCGCCATCTTTTCTGCTGGAGTTAGGTCGAGCTCGTTAAGCAGTCGGTAAGGTTTTAATATGTGAAACCCGGCAGCTAGTGCAGTTTGCTGACTGCGCTTCATGTACGAAACTGCGACGGGAGTTTCAGGACGGTCAAATCCTAGATGCTCAAATTTTTCACCCATAGAAACGGCCTGATCAACACCTGCTTTTAAAAGATCTGCGTTGGGAGTGCCAAATGCCGGATCGTTGTGATCGTTTGCTCTGGACACCCCGTGTCGTGCTATGTAGAGAGGCATGCGTTATCGCTTTTTTGAAGATTTGCCAATCGAGCCTAGATGTGTGTGATGAAATCCGTTTGCATGTTTGAGACCGAAGCCCAGCGCGCGATCAACGAAAACGTGAAATAGCCATAGCGTAGCGATAAATAGTGCGATTTCGTTGCTCGTGAGGATGTAGCTTGTGATGAGCACACCCGGGCCAGCAAGACTATGACCAATGTTATAGGTGATTGCTCCGACTCCGTTATTAATCAGGTAGCCGACCATGGAGACGTCAAATAGTAAAAACCCGACGAGTAGCCACCACCAGTCGAACCGGCCTATTACAACGAAAAATAATGCTGTAAGCACGGCAGCAAAAAGGTACTCGAAACTGATGATTGCTTTCATGGTTTTGGAATGCATAAGAAGTATTATAGCAGATGGCGGCGAGACGATTAGAGGTTGGGGCGGCGAGACAGCGCTCTATCCGCTTGATAGCGTATTTCACTTCTCCGTTCATTCGTTCAGAAAAATACTTCGTGCTTTTCTTCACTTCATTCACTGCGCCGAACTCCTTTTGCTTTGCAAAAGCCGAGTTCGATCTCGTCCGGCCAAACCAAAGAAAAAATCCATGAATTGATCATGGATTTTTTCTTTGGTGCGGGCGGCGAGAATCGAACTCGCATCGTTTGCTTGGAAGGCAGACATATTAGCCATTATACGACGCCCGCAGGACTCATATGATTATAGCAAAATTTGCTATACTACTAAGCATAACGATAATTATATGGCAGATTTAAACCAATTTCTCAACAAAGACCTGACGGCAGGTGACGTCATGCACAGTAGTGGCATGGGCTCTGTAGCGGGTGGTGGCGGTGCTGGCGGTTTGTCTATGGATCAACGTCGTAAACTATTAAACCAGCCACGGGTTGTCAGCGCATATCATTATTCCAGACTCGGCCGCCAAGGTTCGGCCTCCAAAGCCCGCACTGCCGATCAAGAAGGCACCAGGGTGTATGATGCCAGCGCTGATACCTTTAATGACAAGGCTTCGTACAGTAATCGTCAGCAGGGAAGTATCAAAAATAAACGC encodes the following:
- a CDS encoding response regulator: MSNILLVEDEKVLRDAYTILLNSQGGYNVQTASNGKEALEYLEHNSYDLILLDIMMPVLDGIGFLKEGMLSEKSPNTRVVVLSNLSGGQEVKEAMRLGAHRSAVKSDLGPGDVMTIVQEELAKLK
- a CDS encoding PAS domain-containing sensor histidine kinase, producing the protein MDLSSIRPKHKKRANELEKQLRETVHRYRLLFEATNDVLYDIDLQHGTVSWNDALYKHCGYRRTKRVNTLDWWISRVHPEDSLLFEIEISKWLESRQNTWESDYRFRKADGNYIFVHSRSIIQRAHDGTPQRVIGSLQDVTKQIQLINAKDEFISLVSHQLRTPLTAIRVYSEMLTGGTFGPVKQKQSAPMNQITDSSIRLIKLVDDILNISKVELGNFATKPTPMNINDLLAKHINEISPLAKEKNITIKFTPDALIEDVPVDVTIFDQVIHNLLTNAIRYTKHDEGVIDVAFIKNNKGYLLAVKDNGIGVPEEAKEYVFNRFFRANNAVKSGEVGTGIGLYLIKMMLDASSCKIWFESTEHKGTTFYVQIPQKGMAAR
- a CDS encoding DUF1727 domain-containing protein, with the protein product MTKPYSVFAGKVVRYIARLRGGGSALPGLFVEKIDRNFVSDTLAQLPRGVVLVSGTNGKTTTTKMVVELLESQGLKVFTNRTGSNFSRGVAAALLGDVDRRGRLHADIAVLELDEAHAVHFVNQIPPRYTLLLNVMRDQLDRFGEIDTTASMLAHIANATTDTVVINREDPRLRAIASTLQTNVHFFGLADSLRHTFPNDDDMHGPATKQTEIPVADVVLTELNEEAVFTIDGASIKTPLKLQGVYNVYNAAAALALARAVMGNSVKQDKLIKRLSEVTPAFGRGERLIVGGQPCELILVKNPSGFRLSLSSFDPTNVATMIAINDNYADGRDMSWLWDVNFDSLRQGGVTQVSGIRAHDMALRLQYDEVPVDGIDVDLAGGLKNFLSKNVSSPKRIYCTYTAMLALRRELGKLTHVEDIR
- a CDS encoding ATP-dependent Clp protease ATP-binding subunit, encoding MQSTFYKYTSIRAAKARLGVRLGKPLLVVLLLLAFLFVAGGVLALYVHSTWGWLAIGLAAFPIMLYMWHRGDLEHPTATTNSIDGLLDGDILGRLSKDPTPKEIASVATSVRGGQFFAVRFGITGSFLNDITSEKPEDTETVWQHALDVRQQSGSEYISGAVLAVALLQSFPDHEKLLAHMHLDMGDMIAGVRWYEHLRLLISKIKEPRRSGGIARDFSFGYTPLLKRFGINLSEQASGRITVEVASHMKALDQLIDTFGSGGRQNAALVGAEGTGKTTIVHAFADRILDAKAKIPSSLKFRQVFMLDSAALIAAAPGRGELEGLIMQVLGEAYSAKNIIICLDNAQLFFEEGIGSVDLTNVLLPILEAGNLRVILTMDEQRLLQIGQRNPALVNALNRISVSPANREETIAVMQDQLIYTEYQRKVTYMYQSLAEAYRLSERYVHDLSMPGRAMKLLESGASYAEGGLVTGNSIQQAIEQTMDIKVGVASGEDEREKLLNLEDLIHKRMINQTRAVQVVSDALRRARAGVRNENRPIGTFLFLGPTGVGKTELAKALADVYFGGEDRMIRLDLNEYVRDEDVSRLIADGADDPTSLTAQAMKQPFSVVLLDEIEKANPKVLTTLLQLLDEGILRDIKNREVSFRDAIVIATSNAGADRIREYIERGYKLQDFEQKFTDELISSNQFKPEFLNRFDEIVIFRPLEKPELVQVIDLILAGVNKQMALQKVSVNVAQDAKELLVDKGYDPRLGARPMRRVVQRAVENLVAKQMLTGSVEPGTVIEITRDEVQKMLENQ
- a CDS encoding phosphoglycerate mutase family protein, producing MSRANDHNDPAFGTPNADLLKAGVDQAVSMGEKFEHLGFDRPETPVAVSYMKRSQQTALAAGFHILKPYRLLNELDLTPAEKMAAKYSHRLPLESLQQTEALLNNPPQEKIWHTHGLRAACIFKILDIYQDADDPFIMSFCEIREIPIGQSGN
- the nhaA gene encoding Na+/H+ antiporter NhaA, with the translated sequence MEAVRHLIYRMHPLRVSASLSLFLRDETIGGKLVIVAALLSLLVVNSPLQNLFLDFWHQSLSIGFDTWRLDLSLKEWLNEGLMALFFLVVGLEIKREFMRGELRDHKTAILPIGAAIGGVLLPAILYLDFTAHTNALQGWGIPIATDTAIAVAILSLLGDRVPIQLKIFLLALAVADDMLAILVISLFYTGGVNLLFVGCSIFIIIMTYLFRSFLSTRLLMVIGLGILLWLTTHLSGVHASIVGVVMGLLAPISSKDKGVSTPEKVERFFLPLTTLFVVPLFAIANAGFVMSPEPFATSSFIIVGIVSGLLFGKVTGITLMSWLLVRLRIAQLPDEVDWRHIIGVGFIAGVGFTMSLFIAELAFPNSSSQLDAAKIGIFLASTISALVGLLILSSRRQES
- a CDS encoding glutamine amidotransferase — protein: MKKQLVILQLYPRDMNIYGDHGNTLVLEKRIKWHSYEPKVINYNPGDTFPDDVDIIVGGGGQDSGQDKIKDDLMKIGSKLRELAKDGTPMLMICGLYQLFGKYFKTQDGHTIDGIGLLDISTVAGPERLIGNIVTHSEQFGDIIGYENHSGQTFLGEGVQPLGTVIQGAGNNSRDGIEGARQYNVIGSYMHGSLLPKNPTIADWLIEQAAIKKFGDFVAADIDDRLAKLARKHALRRPR
- a CDS encoding DUF4260 domain-containing protein translates to MKAIISFEYLFAAVLTALFFVVIGRFDWWWLLVGFLLFDVSMVGYLINNGVGAITYNIGHSLAGPGVLITSYILTSNEIALFIATLWLFHVFVDRALGFGLKHANGFHHTHLGSIGKSSKKR
- a CDS encoding DUF2164 family protein, with translation MKRKWDSEDEALQRKCVNEIITRIDESTDIGVGVIAAQDIIDIVTENLAPEIYNKGLTDAKKIISAKLADIEVDLNSLEQQIG